A window from Mangifera indica cultivar Alphonso chromosome 2, CATAS_Mindica_2.1, whole genome shotgun sequence encodes these proteins:
- the LOC123199219 gene encoding pentatricopeptide repeat-containing protein At3g56550, which translates to MSKPNTILTLLQGCNSLQRLKRIHTHVIVNGLQHHPAISNKLLNFCAVSVSGSLSYAQLLFNQIQNPQTEAWNSVIRGFAQSPSPLQAILYYNYMLLVSLSRPDTFTFSFTLKACEQVKALNKCLELHGSVIRCGFETCVVVCTGLMRCYAANGLIETAGLVFDKMSERDLVSWNCMISCYSQGGIHVEALRIYERMRNENVGLDGFTLVGLLSSCADVGAFNMGVCLHRIASEMGVLGNVFVGNALIDMYAKCGDLDCALRVFNGMKKRDVLTWNSIIVGYGVNGRGDAAIAFFREMLMAGFQPNSVTFLGLLCGCSHQGLVEEGVEFFHMMISKFNLKPGIKHYGCLVDLYGRAGMLEKALEVISSSCFNNDPVLWRTLLGSCRIHKNVKMGEIAMRNLVQLRASSAGDYVLLATVYAASKDTEGVASMRKLIKSQGIKTAPGWSWIEVGDKVHRFVVDDKSHPDKEMIYLKLKEVIHRARSAGYVEEESPFALSGPSSEDCLETPSAFHSERLAIAFGLASTLEGTDLRIVKNLRVCRDCHSFTKFVSKAFKRRIIVRDRVRYHHFRYGLCSCGDYW; encoded by the coding sequence ATGTCAAAACCCAATACAATTTTAACTCTGTTACAAGGTTGCAACAGCCTTCAAAGGCTTAAAAGAATCCATACACACGTCATCGTTAACGGTCTTCAACACCATCCCGCCATTTCCAACAAACTTCTCAACTTTTGTGCTGTCTCAGTTTCAGGCTCCCTTTCCTATGCTCAACTGCTCTTCAACCAAATCCAAAACCCACAAACTGAAGCTTGGAATTCAGTCATTAGAGGATTTGCTCAGAGCCCTTCGCCTCTGCAAGCCATTTTGTATTACAATTACATGCTTTTGGTGTCTCTTTCCCGCCCTGATACCTTCACTTTCTCCTTCACGCTTAAGGCCTGTGAGCAAGTTAAGGCGCTAAATAAGTGTCTAGAGCTTCATGGGTCCGTAATAAGATGTGGGTTTGAGACATGTGTTGTTGTCTGTACCGGTCTTATGAGGTGTTATGCTGCTAACGGATTGATTGAAACTGCAGGGTTGGTTTTTGATAAAATGTCTGAAAGAGATTTGGTTTCCTGGAATTGCATGATTTCTTGCTATTCTCAAGGGGGTATTCATGTTGAAGCTTTGAGGATTTAtgagagaatgagaaatgagaatgTGGGTCTTGATGGTTTCACACTTGTGGGCTTGCTTTCTTCTTGTGCTGATGTGGGTGCGTTTAACATGGGAGTTTGTTTGCATAGAATTGCTTCTGAGATGGGGGTTCTGGGGAATGTTTTTGTTGGGAATGCTCTTATTGATATGTACGCGAAATGTGGGGATTTGGATTGTGCTCTACGTGTGTTTAATGGGATGAAGAAGAGGGATGTGCTTACTTGGAACTCAATCATTGTTGGGTATGGTGTGAACGGTCGTGGTGATGCAGCTATTGCTTTCTTTAGGGAGATGTTAATGGCAGGATTTCAGCCTAATTCCGTTACATTTCTTGGCTTGTTGTGTGGTTGTAGTCACCAAGGTTTGGTTGAAGAGGGTGTTGAGTTTTTTCACATGATGATCtccaaattcaatttgaagccTGGAATTAAGCACTATGGATGCTTGGTGGATCTGTATGGACGAGCGGGGATGCTTGAAAAGGCACTTGAAGTTATTAGTAGTTCTTGTTTTAACAATGATCCAGTCTTGTGGCGAACCTTGCTTGGCTCTTGCAGGATACATAAAAATGTCAAAATGGGGGAAATTGCAATGAGGAATCTGGTTCAGCTTAGGGCATCAAGCGCGGGGGATTATGTGCTCCTTGCCACAGTATATGCTGCTTCCAAAGATACTGAAGGAGTTGCATCCATgaggaaattaataaaaagtcaGGGCATCAAGACCGCACCTGGTTGGAGCTGGATTGAAGTTGGTGACAAAGTGCATAGATTTGTTGTGGATGATAAGTCTCATCCAGATAAAGAAAtgatttatctaaaattaaaggAAGTAATCCATCGAGCTCGCTCTGCTGGTTATGTGGAAGAGGAATCTCCTTTTGCCTTATCTGGACCCTCCTCTGAAGATTGTTTGGAAACACCAAGTGCATTTCACAGTGAGAGACTAGCCATTGCTTTCGGATTAGCAAGCACTCTAGAAGGGACAGATCTCCGAATAGTAAAGAATCTGAGAGTATGTAGAGATTGCCATTCATTTACAAAGTTTGTATCAAAAGCATTCAAGCGGCGTATAATTGTTAGAGATAGAGTTCGGTACCATCACTTCAGGTATGGGCTTTGTTCATGTGGAGACTATTGGTGA
- the LOC123196930 gene encoding flap endonuclease 1 isoform X1, whose product MGIKGLTKLLADNAPKAMKEQKFESYFGRKIAIDASMSIYQFLIVVGRTGTETLTNEAGEVTSHLQGMFTRTIRLLEAGMKPVYVFDGKPPDLKKQELAKRYTKRADATEDLAEAVEAGNKEDIEKFSKRTVKVTKQHNEDCKRLLRLMGVPVVEAPSEAEAQCAALCKSDKVYAVASEDMDSLTFGAPRFLRHLMDPSSRKVPVMEFEVAKILEELNLTMEQFIDLCILSGCDYCDSIRGIGGQTALKLIRQHGSIEKILENINKDRYQIPEDWPYQEARRLFKEPEVFTNEEQLDLKWTPPDEEGLITFLVSENGFNSDRVTKAIEKIKAAKNKSSQGRLESFFKPVANTSVPIKRKEPKCALQSPKPALKPRMFSLQVCNSSIPKSIGRLRLPTVALGSKHFPPLSRGVCFGA is encoded by the exons ATGGGTATCAAG GGTTTAACAAAACTTTTGGCTGACAATGCACCAAAAGCCATGAAAGAACAGAAATTTGAGAGTTATTTTGGTCGCAAGATTGCCATTGATGCCAGCATGAGCATCTACCAGTTCCTT ATTGTGGTGGGGAGAACTGGGACTGAAACGTTAACTAATGAGGCTGGTGAAGTTACTAG TCACTTACAAGGCATGTTTACTCGTACAATTAGGCTTCTTGAAGCTGGAATGAAGCCAGT CTATGTTTTCGATGGTAAGCCTCCAGATTTGAAAAAACAAGAGCTGGCAAAGCG TTACACAAAGAGGGCAGATGCTACTGAGGATTTGGCTGAAGCTGTGGAG GCTGGCAATAAAGAAGACATTGAAAAATTCAGTAAACGGACAGTGAAG GTGACAAAGCAGCACAATGAAGACTGCAAAAGACTTCTAAGACTAATGGGAGTGCCTGTAGTTGAG gcTCCTTCTGAAGCAGAGGCCCAATGTGCTGCACTTTGTAAATCGGACAAG GTTTATGCAGTCGCTTCTGAAGATATGGATTCCCTAACCTTTGGTGCTCCTAGATTTCTTCGACATTTAATGGATCCTAGCTCAAGAAAAGTCCCTGTCATGGAGTTTGAAGTGGCAAAG ATTTTGGAGGAACTGAATCTTACCATGGAGCAATTTATTGACTTGTGTATCCTTTCTGGTTGTGATTATTGTGATAGCATTCGAG GTATTGGCGGACAGACTGCTCTAAAGCTCATCCGTCAACATGGCTCGATAGAGAAAATACTGgagaatataaataaagatag aTACCAAATACCAGAAGATTGGCCATATCAAGAGGCTCGACGGTTGTTTAAGGAACCAGAAGTCTTCACTAATGAAGAGCAACTTGATCTTAAGTGGACTCCTCCAGATGAAGAG GGATTGATTACCTTTCTGGTGAGTGAAAATGGGTTCAACAGTGATAGAGTGACAAAG GCCATAGAAAAAATCAAGGCAGCCAAGAACAAGTCATCACAGGGCCG GCTggaatcattttttaaaccagTTGCTAACACATCTGTGCCCATTAAACGGAAG GAACCAAAATGTGCGCTTCAATCCCCAAAACCAGCATTGAAGCCTAGGATGTTCTCTCTGCAAGTTTGTAATTCCTCCATACCCAAGTCCATTGGTAGGCTAAGGCTGCCAACTGTGGCTTTGGGCTCAAAGCACTTTCCTCCATTATCCAGAGGTGTATGCTTTGGTGCATGA
- the LOC123196930 gene encoding flap endonuclease 1 isoform X2 has translation MGIKGLTKLLADNAPKAMKEQKFESYFGRKIAIDASMSIYQFLIVVGRTGTETLTNEAGEVTSHLQGMFTRTIRLLEAGMKPVYVFDGKPPDLKKQELAKRYTKRADATEDLAEAVEAGNKEDIEKFSKRTVKVTKQHNEDCKRLLRLMGVPVVEAPSEAEAQCAALCKSDKVYAVASEDMDSLTFGAPRFLRHLMDPSSRKVPVMEFEVAKILEELNLTMEQFIDLCILSGCDYCDSIRGIGGQTALKLIRQHGSIEKILENINKDRYQIPEDWPYQEARRLFKEPEVFTNEEQLDLKWTPPDEEGLITFLVSENGFNSDRVTKAIEKIKAAKNKSSQGRLESFFKPVANTSVPIKRKETPGNALKESANKKSKAGGGGRKKK, from the exons ATGGGTATCAAG GGTTTAACAAAACTTTTGGCTGACAATGCACCAAAAGCCATGAAAGAACAGAAATTTGAGAGTTATTTTGGTCGCAAGATTGCCATTGATGCCAGCATGAGCATCTACCAGTTCCTT ATTGTGGTGGGGAGAACTGGGACTGAAACGTTAACTAATGAGGCTGGTGAAGTTACTAG TCACTTACAAGGCATGTTTACTCGTACAATTAGGCTTCTTGAAGCTGGAATGAAGCCAGT CTATGTTTTCGATGGTAAGCCTCCAGATTTGAAAAAACAAGAGCTGGCAAAGCG TTACACAAAGAGGGCAGATGCTACTGAGGATTTGGCTGAAGCTGTGGAG GCTGGCAATAAAGAAGACATTGAAAAATTCAGTAAACGGACAGTGAAG GTGACAAAGCAGCACAATGAAGACTGCAAAAGACTTCTAAGACTAATGGGAGTGCCTGTAGTTGAG gcTCCTTCTGAAGCAGAGGCCCAATGTGCTGCACTTTGTAAATCGGACAAG GTTTATGCAGTCGCTTCTGAAGATATGGATTCCCTAACCTTTGGTGCTCCTAGATTTCTTCGACATTTAATGGATCCTAGCTCAAGAAAAGTCCCTGTCATGGAGTTTGAAGTGGCAAAG ATTTTGGAGGAACTGAATCTTACCATGGAGCAATTTATTGACTTGTGTATCCTTTCTGGTTGTGATTATTGTGATAGCATTCGAG GTATTGGCGGACAGACTGCTCTAAAGCTCATCCGTCAACATGGCTCGATAGAGAAAATACTGgagaatataaataaagatag aTACCAAATACCAGAAGATTGGCCATATCAAGAGGCTCGACGGTTGTTTAAGGAACCAGAAGTCTTCACTAATGAAGAGCAACTTGATCTTAAGTGGACTCCTCCAGATGAAGAG GGATTGATTACCTTTCTGGTGAGTGAAAATGGGTTCAACAGTGATAGAGTGACAAAG GCCATAGAAAAAATCAAGGCAGCCAAGAACAAGTCATCACAGGGCCG GCTggaatcattttttaaaccagTTGCTAACACATCTGTGCCCATTAAACGGAAG GAAACACCGGGGAATGCTCTGAAAGAATCAGCTAACAAAAAGTCTAAGGCTGGTGGGGGTGGTAGGAAGAagaaatag